In the genome of Limisphaerales bacterium, the window TCACGTTATTTACGCCGACTCAGTACAAAAAATTTGTGGACAAGCTCGAGACCTTTAAAGGCCACGACGATGACAAGAAACGGAAGAAGCGCCGCAAGGATTGGCTGTTGCTCGCCGACTACGAGGAAAAGGAATTCACCCCCGGCGACCTCACGCAGACCAGCCAAATCGTGCGGCTCGGCGCGCAGGTCATCCAGCGGCATTTTCAGGAATGCGAAAAACCGCCGCGCGTCATTTCATTGCCCGGCAGCGTCACCGGCGAAGTGCGCAAGGCGTGGCGTCTCACCGGCACCCTTGCCGTGGCCAACCCGCAAGTGCTTAACGAAGATGGCAGCACCAAGACCAAAACCGAGATTCGCGGCATCACCCATCTGCACCATGCCTTGGACGCCTGCGTGCTGGGCCTCGCCGCCCATTTCATCCCCAACAACGGCCGCGTGTGGCAGCTCATCGTCAAGCGCCGCCTCAATCCCGCCGAGCAAAACGAGCTGTTGCAACTCGGCGTGTACAGCCGCGATGCCGATGGACGCGTGCATCTGCGCGACCTCGCCGATCATCGTAAAGAACAAATCACCCACCGCCTCGCCGAACGCCGCGTGGTGCAGCACCTCCCCGCCCGGATGACCGGCCTGCGCGTGGAGCAAAATACCTGGCGCGTGGAGCAAGTGGAAGACGGCGTGGCCACCCTTAGCCAGCGCATCCGTGGCGAGGATGGCACCCTGCCCGCCACCAAACAAACCACCGAGAAAACCATCAAGCTCCTCGGCCCCGACCCGGTGCCCGGCAGCGAGGGCAAACTCGCCGCCCTGAAAGGTGCGCTCGTCATCCCCGAGAATTTTGGTGCTGCCATTCTCGATAACGCAAAAGAGGGGAAGCCATTGTTCGAGATTGTTCCCTTTCACAAGGTTTGGCCAAGATTGCAGAAAATTAAAGAACGCAATGGGAACAAATTCCCGCGTGTTATTCGAAATGGGCAGATAATAAAAATAACTGGTCACCAAAAATCTGGCTTGTGGATGGTTCGGAGTGTGAAGCATTCACTCAAGTTAGATTTAACCAAGCCAGATGTAATCAAGGTTGCATCTTCCGGCTATGGGATATGGCGTGAAGTTTCACTCGTGACACTTGGGCCCGGGAAAATTGAACTAATGCAACCATCGTTTGCAGGTGTCGTGGCGGAGAATGACGGGAAATGATGGTTCGCGATGTCGTATCACATTGTAAACATAGACAGCCCCAAGTGCTCGCTGAGCTGCCGCGATGGCCAGCTCACTTGTCGCAGCGATGATGGCGAGGTGCGGATGCTGCCGTTGGAGGATATCGCCTCCATCATCATCACCAGTTTCTCCGCCCACCTCCACAGCCACCTGCTACTCGAGGCCGCCAAGCACGGCGTGGCGCTCATCATCTGCGAAACCTTCAAACCCGTCAGCCTCCTGCTCCCTGCTAATCGAGCCACCGACACACTGCTCACCCGCGCCCAGGTGGATTTGGCCGAACCCCTGCGCCGCGAGCTGTGGCAGCGCACCGTGGATGCCAAGTGCGCCAACCAACTCTCCCTAGCCACCCAACTCGCGCCGGAAGATCCCCGCCTCGGCGCGCTCGCCCATTGGGCCGCCGCCCGCCATCCCACACAGGAAGCCACCAGCGCAAAATATTTTTGGGCTATCCTCGCTAGTTCATTGAACGAGCCGAGCTTTGAGCGCGCCCGCGACAAGGGCGGCCTCAACCATTTATTGAATTACGGATACGCCGTGCTCCTCTCCACCGTCCTTCAAAAATGCTTTGGCGTGGGTCTCGACCCCACCTTCGGCATCCACCACGCCATCCGCGAACGCGCCACCCCGCTGGCCTACGACCTGATGGAACCCTTCCGCCCCCGCGTGGATTGGCGCGTCGCCCAATGGGTCCACCAAAACCCCGACGAGAAAAGCTGGGAAGTCACCCCCGAATACCGCCAATGGATCACCACGTTGCCGGTAGAAAAAATTTCCCATCACGGACGCCAGCTGCCACTGCAGGGCGTCCTGGAAAACACCACCCGCGGCTTTCGCCGCGCCGTGCTCGAACAAACCCCCAAATACTACGAACCATGGACACAAGGAAATTCAAAATGGGCTGGCTAATGGTCGCATACGATCTCCCCGTCGGCACCGACGAACAGCGCAAGACCGCGAGCGGCTTCCGCAAGTTTCTCCTCGATGACGGTTTTCAGATGATGCAATACAGCGTGTACGTGCGCCCTTGCGTCACCTTTGCCCGGCAGAAAACCCACATCGATCGCGTGAAAGCTCACTTGCCGCCTGAGGGCAGCGTGCGTGCCATCTTCATCACCCGCGCCCAGTGGGAACGTTCCTACGTTCTCCACGGCGCCCCCGCCAAGGAAGAGCCCCCTGAGCAAATGCCCGAACAAATCCAGCTTTGGTGAAACAGATGCCCCCTGTAAAACAGGGGGGAAGAGCAAGGAATTTGCCGGCCGTTCGTTAGAATGGCCGGCAAATTCCTATATTGTGCCCTCATCTGATTTGGAATCAAGGCAAAGCTGGCAGTATACCAACCCTCCTGCAATTCGCATTGTGCCCTCATCTGATTTGGAATCAAGGCAAAGCTCGGGGATGGGTTGGGCGATCCACGAAAGAATTGTGCCCTCATCTGATTTGGAATCAAGGCAAAGCTTGGCTTAAACGATAGCGGCTTTCGCGAACATTGTGCCCTCATCTGATTTGGAATCAAGGCAAAGCTACGGGGGTTCCTCTAGCGTCTACAATCAAATTGTGCCCTCATCTGATTTGGAATCAAGGCAAAGCCCAAAATATTGCGTCCAAGTCGTCCAAGGATTGTGCCCTCATCTGATTTGGAATCAAGGCAAAGCAGGTTGCTGTGTCATAGCTGGATGGAGGATATTGTGCCCTCATCTGATTTGGAATCAAGGCAAAGCTTTAATTTTGCGCGGGTTTCCTCCTGCCTTATTGTGCCCTCATCTGATTTGGAATCAAGGCAAAGCCAGAAATCGGCGTGCCAATACTCATTTTCAATTGTGCCCTCATCTGATTTGGAATCAAGGCAAAGCTGTGAGGGGCTGTTCCCCTCGTGTCA includes:
- the cas2 gene encoding CRISPR-associated endonuclease Cas2 → MDTRKFKMGWLMVAYDLPVGTDEQRKTASGFRKFLLDDGFQMMQYSVYVRPCVTFARQKTHIDRVKAHLPPEGSVRAIFITRAQWERSYVLHGAPAKEEPPEQMPEQIQLW
- the cas1 gene encoding type II CRISPR-associated endonuclease Cas1, translating into MSYHIVNIDSPKCSLSCRDGQLTCRSDDGEVRMLPLEDIASIIITSFSAHLHSHLLLEAAKHGVALIICETFKPVSLLLPANRATDTLLTRAQVDLAEPLRRELWQRTVDAKCANQLSLATQLAPEDPRLGALAHWAAARHPTQEATSAKYFWAILASSLNEPSFERARDKGGLNHLLNYGYAVLLSTVLQKCFGVGLDPTFGIHHAIRERATPLAYDLMEPFRPRVDWRVAQWVHQNPDEKSWEVTPEYRQWITTLPVEKISHHGRQLPLQGVLENTTRGFRRAVLEQTPKYYEPWTQGNSKWAG